GTATATGCGTTGAACCCGAAACTGGAAATCTCTTTCTGTCTATGATTTATATGGATAATGGAAAAGTGAAATCGAAAGTTGTGAGGACTACAAGCAAGGATGGATTGAAGATGTCTTCCATGAAGACGATCATTGATGACATACCTTCCACAAAGGCTGCTCACCAGATACAAGCCGTAACAATCGGATTCGACTCAAAGCTATACGTCAACTTAGGTGATGGGATGGTCGATCCTGAAGTAGCTCAAGATGATAATGATCCAAGAGGAAAGATATTGCGTATGAATTTGGATGGTTCGGTTCCCGAAGATAATCCAAATCCAAATAGTCTGGTATATGCTAAAGGTTTCAGAAATCCTTTCGGGGCTGCTTGGCGCAAGAAAGATCGATCTCTTTACATTTCTGATAATGGGCCTGCATGCGATGACAGAATTGCTATGATAGAACCTGGTCAGAATTATGGATGGCCACAAACAATGAAAAAGAATTCAATGTTTTGGTGGAGCTTTACCCAAGCTCCAACAGCGATTGCTTTTATGCAGGATGGGCAATTTCCGCAAGAGTATGATGACGATCTATTTGTGGCTTTATTTGGTTTTTCTTATTTTAAGGGAAAGGCCATTAAGGGAAAAAGGATTGTAAAACTCAAAATAAATGAGGATAAATCCGGTATAAAATCATATGACGACTTCGTTATCTATGTCGGTCAAGGACCAGCGAGTCCTTGTGGTATGGTTTTCGGTCCTGACGGTCTTTACTTTACCGACTTGCATGGTGAGCGTGATGGGTTGACCAAAGTCCCTAGCGGAAACATCTATCGAGTCAAACCGAAAAAAATATAAAAAATTGAAACCTATTGATTCAAGGTGTAAAATAAACAATGAAAGTTCCAGATAATAAAGAAAATTTAATGAAATGCATCTGTACGAATTGTCCGACTCATAATGATTGTATGAAGGAACGGAAGCAAGGTCTATTTTGTGCACGTGTTAAATCTGATTGCGATCTTGAGAGGCAGGGTTGTATCTGTGGCCAATGTCCAATCTCAAGTGAATATCGGCTTTCTAAAATGTATTACTGTGAAATAGGTGCAGCTGAGTAAATAAAAAATAATTAAAAGTAAATCCAGTTAACTTTACAATAGATTCGAACCTTGATCAATATATGAGAATGTAGGAGTACAAGACCCTCGAAGAGATGGAAGGGTTAAATTACAGGTTTAGCTGGACCTTTAAATTTTTTATCTTAAATTTAGGGTCTTAAATAGTTCTGAAGGATTGGAGATAACAATATCTGCGCTTATACCTTCGGCGATTGGTCCTCCTGCTACTATCTTTAAATCAGATCTGGTTCTTTTTATCATTTCGATGAGATCGTTGATTGCTTCTTTAGTCTCTTTCTGAGTGCAAGATATAATGACAAATTTAAGGGACGGATCCGTTAGATACTTCGATATATCATCTATGAGTACTCCCTTCGGTAAATTATAGACTTTTAATCCCTCTGCCTTTAGCAAGGTAGCGATTGTATCCTTTATTAGAACATGACCTTCGCCTCTGATCGTTATCAATAATGTAGCAAAGGGGGGATTTGGTATTGGCGCTATCTTTGAATCAAGGACTTTGAGGACCCTATTGGTGGTAGTGTAGCAATCAAACCATCTCTTTAGTGCACCGTTGGGGTCTCGTTTGTGCCACTCACTGAAATCCACCCATGCCTTAAGAACTGCTTTTATTACAATATCTTGGATGCTGATCCCATCATCGAGAGCTCTTTGAGTGGCATCTAAGGCTACGTTACCGTCACCTAAAAATATGGCCTTAGCCACTTCATCTAGCTCATTATCTGACAGTTAATACTCCGCCCCCATTACAACCTTTCCTAACAAAGTAGTCATATTTCAATCCCTCCGAGAAGACTCTAGCGCCTTTGCAACTTTTATCATAGCAGAGATGCGGTCTAAGATAAGATTGTCAACTTCCTCTAAAAGATGGAATATCTTTGGATCTCTGATTCGATAGAAAGTGCTCTTTCCCTCAAAGCGTCTATCAAGGATACCTGATTGATAGAGAATATCCAAGTGTTTTGAGATCGTTGATTGAGACTTTCTAAATACGGGTTGAATCTCACACACACATCTTTCACTGTCTTTGAGAAACTCTATGATCTTCAGTCTTATTGGGTCTGAAAGAGCACGAAATATATTTACACGATAGCTCGAAATTTGTTGATTCTCATTCATTATTTTTATCTAAATTTAAATAAGAGATTTATATATATAAATTTAACGATA
This window of the Candidatus Methylarchaceae archaeon HK02M2 genome carries:
- a CDS encoding metalloregulator ArsR/SmtB family transcription factor; the encoded protein is MNENQQISSYRVNIFRALSDPIRLKIIEFLKDSERCVCEIQPVFRKSQSTISKHLDILYQSGILDRRFEGKSTFYRIRDPKIFHLLEEVDNLILDRISAMIKVAKALESSRRD
- a CDS encoding PQQ-dependent sugar dehydrogenase, encoding MNKIEEWWVFPGFEIECMATGLDLPVNLAFVPKPTDDPDAPLLYVIELYGQVKVITNNWKIHTYIEGLLNYEPDHRFPGTGESGVIGICVEPETGNLFLSMIYMDNGKVKSKVVRTTSKDGLKMSSMKTIIDDIPSTKAAHQIQAVTIGFDSKLYVNLGDGMVDPEVAQDDNDPRGKILRMNLDGSVPEDNPNPNSLVYAKGFRNPFGAAWRKKDRSLYISDNGPACDDRIAMIEPGQNYGWPQTMKKNSMFWWSFTQAPTAIAFMQDGQFPQEYDDDLFVALFGFSYFKGKAIKGKRIVKLKINEDKSGIKSYDDFVIYVGQGPASPCGMVFGPDGLYFTDLHGERDGLTKVPSGNIYRVKPKKI
- a CDS encoding cobalamin B12-binding domain-containing protein, translating into MAKAIFLGDGNVALDATQRALDDGISIQDIVIKAVLKAWVDFSEWHKRDPNGALKRWFDCYTTTNRVLKVLDSKIAPIPNPPFATLLITIRGEGHVLIKDTIATLLKAEGLKVYNLPKGVLIDDISKYLTDPSLKFVIISCTQKETKEAINDLIEMIKRTRSDLKIVAGGPIAEGISADIVISNPSELFKTLNLR
- a CDS encoding DUF2769 domain-containing protein; its protein translation is MKVPDNKENLMKCICTNCPTHNDCMKERKQGLFCARVKSDCDLERQGCICGQCPISSEYRLSKMYYCEIGAAE